A single Ignavibacteriales bacterium DNA region contains:
- a CDS encoding peroxiredoxin produces MTEQNHTIPAALPRIGEKAPSFKAVTTQGDINFPEQYEGSWVILFSHPADFTPVCTSEFMTFAAMEDQFNKANCKLVGLSVDGLYSHIAWLRTIKEKIEFRGMKNIEVTFPLIEDITMDVARKYGMIQPGESSTKAVRAVFIIDPKGIVRAMIYYPLSLGRNFDELYRALIAMQTADAFSIATPADWQPGDDVIVPTAGSCGTAKERMESKDEMNCQDWFFCTKPLPKEKVLSTILKK; encoded by the coding sequence ATGACCGAACAAAACCATACAATACCTGCAGCATTACCCCGTATAGGTGAAAAAGCACCAAGTTTCAAAGCAGTTACCACCCAGGGAGACATTAACTTCCCTGAACAGTATGAAGGAAGCTGGGTTATCCTTTTCAGTCATCCGGCAGATTTCACACCGGTATGCACATCAGAATTCATGACCTTCGCAGCAATGGAAGACCAGTTCAACAAAGCCAATTGTAAACTGGTTGGCTTGTCAGTTGACGGACTCTACAGCCACATCGCATGGCTCAGAACCATTAAAGAGAAAATTGAATTCCGCGGCATGAAGAATATCGAGGTTACCTTTCCGCTTATTGAAGATATCACCATGGATGTTGCACGCAAATATGGCATGATTCAGCCGGGTGAAAGTTCAACAAAAGCCGTCAGGGCAGTCTTTATTATTGATCCAAAGGGAATCGTGAGAGCAATGATCTATTATCCGCTTAGCCTCGGGCGTAATTTTGATGAACTTTACCGCGCTCTGATCGCAATGCAAACCGCTGACGCTTTCTCAATTGCAACTCCGGCTGACTGGCAGCCAGGGGACGATGTAATAGTACCAACCGCAGGTTCATGCGGCACAGCAAAGGAAAGAATGGAAAGCAAAGATGAAATGAACTGCCAGGATTGGTTCTTCTGCACAAAACCACTGCCGAAGGAAAAAGTCTTAAGCACCATTCTGAAAAAGTAA
- a CDS encoding C40 family peptidase, with translation MTNRYLLLLLLPLVYALTGCAPATSTIRYGENKEEKKTEEKVRYQEPKTPDSLLTTSEEDDEDPEFTYLQSENAYKIADAFSSIPKDQKTTNSTTALNLEDEFKMAIIMYHDTPYKFGGNDEDGIDCSAFTQNVFDQAGKIRLHRTARDQYTQGEIIANREELVFGDLVFFDTRRRVKPGHVGIYIANGLFAHASSKHGVIISSMEENYYDRKYMGARRVLGVLSN, from the coding sequence ATGACTAACCGTTATCTTTTACTGTTGCTGCTGCCACTGGTCTACGCACTGACCGGCTGTGCTCCGGCAACGAGTACAATCCGTTACGGTGAGAATAAAGAAGAAAAGAAAACTGAAGAAAAAGTGAGATATCAGGAGCCAAAAACTCCTGATAGTCTCCTCACAACCTCTGAAGAGGATGATGAGGACCCGGAATTTACCTACCTCCAGAGTGAAAATGCTTATAAAATAGCAGACGCATTTTCCTCAATTCCCAAAGATCAGAAAACCACCAATTCTACCACTGCCCTTAATCTTGAAGATGAATTCAAGATGGCAATAATCATGTATCATGATACCCCGTATAAATTTGGCGGAAATGATGAAGATGGCATTGACTGTTCAGCATTCACGCAGAATGTTTTTGATCAGGCAGGCAAAATCAGGCTTCACCGCACAGCGCGTGATCAGTATACTCAGGGAGAAATAATTGCAAACAGGGAAGAACTGGTATTTGGTGATCTGGTGTTCTTTGATACGCGCCGCAGGGTGAAGCCGGGACATGTGGGTATATATATTGCAAACGGTCTTTTTGCCCATGCAAGTTCCAAGCATGGGGTGATTATTTCTTCCATGGAGGAAAACTATTATGACCGTAAATACATGGGAGCAAGAAGAGTTCTTGGGGTATTGAGCAATTAG
- a CDS encoding sigma-70 family RNA polymerase sigma factor gives MRITKQYTNRESQSLDKYLQEIGKVSLLTPDQEIELAIRIKKGDQTALEALTKANLRFVVSVAKQYQNQGLSLGDLINEGNLGLIKAAKRFDETRGFKFISYAVWWIRQSILQALAEQSRIVRLPLNRVGALNKIGKAYSSLEQEYEREPSASELAQELDMDVNEVADTLKISGRHVSMDAPFAQGEDNRLLDVLQNDQQPTPDNNLMSESLKMEIERALSTLTEREAEVIRLYFGLNKEHSLTLEEIGEKFSLTRERVRQIKEKAIRRLRHASRSKNLRTYLG, from the coding sequence GTGAGAATAACCAAACAATATACAAACAGGGAAAGCCAGTCACTTGATAAATATCTTCAGGAAATAGGCAAAGTAAGCCTGTTAACCCCCGACCAGGAAATTGAATTAGCAATAAGAATTAAAAAAGGGGATCAGACAGCTCTTGAAGCATTAACCAAGGCAAATCTCCGTTTTGTAGTAAGTGTTGCAAAGCAGTATCAGAATCAGGGCTTGTCCCTTGGTGACCTCATCAACGAGGGTAATCTTGGTCTGATTAAAGCCGCAAAGAGATTTGATGAGACCAGAGGATTTAAATTTATTTCCTACGCGGTTTGGTGGATCAGGCAGTCAATTTTACAGGCATTGGCAGAACAGTCAAGAATTGTAAGACTTCCCCTTAACCGGGTTGGTGCTCTCAACAAAATCGGAAAAGCGTATAGCAGTCTTGAGCAGGAGTATGAAAGAGAGCCAAGTGCTTCCGAACTCGCTCAGGAACTGGATATGGATGTTAATGAGGTGGCTGACACACTCAAAATCTCCGGCCGTCACGTTTCCATGGATGCACCTTTTGCTCAGGGAGAAGATAACCGCCTACTCGACGTGTTACAGAATGATCAGCAGCCGACTCCTGATAACAATCTGATGAGTGAGTCACTCAAGATGGAAATTGAAAGAGCTCTTTCAACTCTTACTGAACGTGAGGCAGAGGTTATCCGCCTCTATTTTGGTCTGAATAAAGAGCATTCGCTTACCCTTGAGGAAATCGGAGAAAAATTCAGTCTTACCAGAGAACGGGTCCGTCAGATAAAAGAGAAGGCGATCAGAAGACTGCGGCATGCTTCACGCAGCAAAAATCTCCGCACCTATCTCGGCTGA
- a CDS encoding EutN/CcmL family microcompartment protein has product MYLAKVIGNIWATKKYPALEGFKLMLIQPVDSDENPRGEPLIAVDTSGAGPGEKVLYVTASEAVIPLPVDMAPVDASIVGIIDSINN; this is encoded by the coding sequence TTGTATTTAGCAAAAGTAATCGGAAACATCTGGGCTACTAAAAAGTACCCCGCACTCGAAGGATTCAAACTGATGCTCATTCAGCCGGTTGATTCTGACGAAAACCCAAGAGGGGAACCGCTGATTGCAGTGGATACCAGCGGTGCAGGCCCCGGGGAAAAGGTCCTCTATGTTACCGCAAGCGAAGCCGTAATACCTCTTCCGGTGGATATGGCCCCGGTGGATGCTTCAATTGTCGGAATAATTGACTCAATCAATAACTAA
- a CDS encoding EutN/CcmL family microcompartment protein — MILGKIIGTVWATRKDESLTGAKLLIVRQLDLQYKEKDSFVVAVDSVGAGHGEVVLVATGSSARQTVNTKNKPVDAVVMAIVDRLDVKKTGNGE; from the coding sequence GTGATTTTAGGAAAAATTATCGGTACCGTCTGGGCAACCAGAAAAGATGAAAGCCTCACCGGCGCGAAACTGCTTATTGTGCGGCAGCTCGATTTGCAGTATAAAGAAAAAGACAGCTTTGTAGTTGCAGTAGACAGCGTCGGGGCAGGACATGGTGAGGTGGTATTGGTCGCCACAGGCAGTTCAGCACGGCAGACGGTGAATACGAAGAATAAGCCGGTGGATGCCGTAGTAATGGCCATTGTTGACCGTCTTGATGTCAAGAAAACAGGGAATGGAGAGTAA
- a CDS encoding PIN domain-containing protein, with protein sequence MKGLLLDTDILFEHLIHDSEKYLHPLSLLEILLSKDVCFTSVINAAELFTACENRMEKQAVRTLLNGLNVLGVHSRYALEAESESYSGLSSSQALFIATASVNKMKIATLRREEYPEGIAEFADLKLIVSGVI encoded by the coding sequence ATGAAAGGGCTGTTATTAGATACCGATATTTTATTTGAGCATCTAATACACGACAGTGAAAAATATTTACATCCGCTTTCGCTGCTGGAAATTCTACTTTCAAAGGATGTTTGCTTTACATCGGTAATAAATGCGGCAGAATTGTTTACCGCGTGTGAAAACAGAATGGAAAAACAGGCGGTGCGGACTTTGCTGAATGGACTGAACGTTCTGGGGGTTCACTCAAGATATGCGCTTGAGGCGGAATCAGAATCATACTCAGGGTTGAGCAGCAGTCAGGCATTATTTATTGCGACCGCATCAGTAAATAAAATGAAAATTGCGACCCTGCGCAGGGAGGAATATCCCGAGGGTATAGCAGAATTTGCTGATCTTAAATTAATCGTTTCAGGAGTCATTTAA
- a CDS encoding phosphopentomutase, whose amino-acid sequence MNNCVLIILDGVGIGELPDAHLYHDEGSNTLANTARKVHGLQIPNLKSLGLGNIELIQGVPQVSFPSASYGKMAEVSKGKDSTTGHWELAGIHVDFDFSYYPDGFPERITSLFLEKTGLKGFLGNKAASGTEIIKELGEKHMKTGYPIIYTSADSVFQIAAHEDIIPLKELYKICEITRDEILVPPDIVGRVIARPFIGKPGTFTRTVHRRDFSMDPPSATLFNYLQRAGIKTISIGKVGDLFNYKGIDKAVATKSNAEGVMRIIQNMKSEKDAFIFANLVDFDVYYGHRNDYRGFSLALTEFDNLLPKILEAADESDMVIITADHGNDPTTPSTDHSREYVPLLVYRRGKEGKNLGTRKSFSDAGKSVASFFSVPNELQGESFI is encoded by the coding sequence ATCAATAACTGTGTCCTGATTATTCTTGATGGGGTGGGGATCGGCGAACTGCCGGATGCACATTTATATCATGATGAGGGAAGCAATACTCTTGCGAATACCGCGCGAAAAGTACACGGACTGCAGATTCCTAATCTTAAATCTTTGGGACTGGGCAATATTGAATTGATTCAGGGAGTGCCGCAGGTTTCATTTCCATCCGCATCATACGGAAAGATGGCTGAGGTTTCGAAAGGAAAAGATTCGACTACAGGGCATTGGGAACTCGCGGGAATTCACGTTGATTTTGATTTCTCATACTATCCGGATGGTTTTCCTGAAAGGATAACCAGCCTGTTTCTTGAAAAAACCGGGCTGAAAGGTTTTTTAGGAAATAAAGCTGCTTCCGGTACCGAGATCATAAAAGAACTGGGTGAAAAGCATATGAAAACCGGATACCCGATTATATATACATCGGCAGATTCAGTATTTCAGATTGCCGCACATGAGGATATTATTCCCCTGAAAGAGCTCTATAAAATCTGTGAAATAACCAGAGATGAAATACTGGTTCCTCCGGATATAGTCGGAAGGGTTATTGCCCGCCCCTTCATAGGAAAACCGGGGACCTTCACCAGAACTGTTCACCGTAGAGATTTTTCGATGGATCCTCCTTCGGCTACTCTGTTTAATTACCTTCAGCGCGCGGGTATTAAAACTATTTCAATAGGCAAAGTCGGAGACTTATTTAATTATAAAGGTATTGATAAAGCGGTTGCTACAAAATCCAACGCTGAGGGGGTCATGCGCATCATTCAGAATATGAAGTCTGAGAAGGATGCTTTCATATTCGCCAATCTTGTTGATTTTGATGTTTATTACGGTCATCGCAATGACTACCGCGGGTTTTCTCTGGCTTTAACAGAGTTTGATAATCTGCTGCCTAAAATTCTTGAGGCTGCTGATGAGAGCGATATGGTAATCATCACAGCTGATCATGGAAATGACCCGACAACTCCAAGTACTGATCACTCCCGGGAGTATGTTCCTCTTCTGGTTTACCGCCGGGGTAAAGAAGGTAAAAACCTGGGTACAAGAAAGAGTTTTTCGGATGCGGGTAAAAGCGTTGCCAGTTTTTTTTCAGTACCTAATGAACTTCAGGGTGAAAGTTTTATCTGA
- a CDS encoding GAF domain-containing protein, with protein MKYSNALLIVAAATLLILFVLFEDFLLKAVTFIVLLITSVILFLRLDGEKKAQTEPPEENLPLGSSLGTDNPESDGIINRPAEKVQDYTDVNLDHVDEGFSIVRKSSRVLTENNITTIGNKLSSSDEDTEHSLEKFRNLATEEFPVDLAANQQLSFLLERILIIVRELFSAHTAIYFWYDKRKSTLTIEKYASVSHEIEKKKLEIQNDILGQIISKQEPGLLTDIPQISERENFRYYTHPQKIKSFLGVPVFHNSNLIGILAVDSKSPDAFGIEQMYMLGRFVRLITVLIDLFAHKHAESIANRRSEGFADFLSQNIHTDDEESLHHSIAALSSILVESDCFSFVTWHQEEHQFKVSAVVNPKAFTYIESGEVIERDNTIVGKCVFTGSQVRIGDLNAASLKRFSHSEDILLDGSFMAVPIIYHSEVLGALCFESMKKNAFTQRDHDYLKKVTGQLGILMHAFGQIKRLKSLITFDPETGVYSSAFFRRRAAEELEKASILNLRSNLVLIKIDEGKNRQELSDPLVIKNTMKEFADALDQELDALSFCGRLDDLTFALFFLHNDEQELAVRADKIRVKIARIPVSTGSRSTTFTVSIGLLNSTDKTDVDELLEQLRLAVKKASETGGNKVLQL; from the coding sequence ATGAAATACAGCAATGCGCTGCTGATCGTAGCCGCTGCGACACTTCTGATACTGTTCGTTCTCTTTGAGGATTTTCTCCTGAAGGCGGTTACCTTTATCGTCCTCCTTATTACTTCCGTCATCCTTTTTCTCCGCCTTGATGGCGAAAAGAAAGCACAGACTGAACCTCCGGAAGAAAACCTTCCCCTCGGGTCTTCGCTGGGTACTGACAATCCCGAATCAGACGGAATCATCAATCGTCCCGCTGAAAAGGTACAGGATTACACGGATGTTAATCTTGACCATGTGGATGAGGGATTTTCGATTGTCAGAAAATCCAGCCGTGTACTTACCGAAAATAATATTACCACAATCGGCAATAAGTTGAGCAGCTCAGATGAAGATACGGAACATAGTCTGGAAAAATTCCGTAACCTTGCCACTGAAGAATTCCCGGTTGATCTTGCAGCTAACCAGCAGTTAAGTTTCCTGCTCGAACGGATTCTTATCATCGTCCGTGAACTGTTTTCGGCCCATACTGCCATTTATTTCTGGTATGATAAACGGAAATCAACACTTACTATTGAAAAATATGCTTCTGTCAGTCATGAAATCGAAAAGAAAAAACTTGAGATTCAGAATGATATATTAGGGCAGATCATAAGCAAGCAGGAACCGGGGTTGCTCACTGATATACCGCAAATAAGCGAAAGGGAAAATTTCAGATATTATACCCATCCGCAAAAGATAAAGAGTTTCCTCGGTGTCCCGGTATTTCACAATTCCAATCTTATCGGAATACTCGCCGTTGACTCCAAAAGCCCGGATGCGTTTGGTATAGAGCAAATGTATATGCTCGGCCGGTTTGTAAGACTTATAACCGTCCTGATAGACCTGTTCGCACATAAACATGCTGAGTCCATAGCCAACAGACGCTCGGAGGGTTTTGCGGATTTTCTCAGCCAGAATATACATACTGATGATGAGGAATCACTCCATCATTCCATTGCTGCATTATCATCCATCCTTGTTGAATCAGACTGCTTCAGTTTTGTTACCTGGCATCAGGAAGAACATCAGTTCAAGGTATCTGCTGTTGTAAATCCTAAAGCGTTCACCTATATAGAAAGCGGTGAAGTAATTGAACGTGACAACACAATAGTCGGAAAATGTGTATTTACAGGCAGCCAGGTGCGTATTGGTGATCTGAACGCGGCTTCGCTTAAGCGGTTCTCTCATAGTGAAGATATACTTTTAGACGGATCTTTTATGGCTGTGCCGATAATATATCACAGTGAGGTCCTCGGAGCGCTTTGTTTTGAAAGTATGAAAAAGAATGCTTTCACTCAGCGTGATCATGATTATCTGAAGAAAGTTACCGGACAGTTAGGTATACTAATGCATGCTTTCGGACAGATAAAGCGTTTAAAGTCACTAATTACATTTGATCCTGAGACCGGAGTCTATTCTTCTGCTTTTTTCCGCAGAAGAGCGGCTGAGGAACTTGAAAAAGCCAGTATTCTTAATTTGCGTTCAAATCTTGTTCTTATCAAGATTGATGAAGGTAAAAACCGTCAGGAGTTAAGCGATCCCTTAGTGATTAAGAATACCATGAAGGAGTTTGCTGATGCTCTTGATCAGGAACTTGACGCGCTAAGTTTCTGCGGGCGTCTTGATGACCTCACTTTTGCTCTGTTCTTTTTGCATAATGATGAACAGGAACTTGCCGTAAGAGCGGATAAGATTCGCGTTAAGATTGCACGGATTCCTGTTTCAACCGGTAGCAGAAGCACAACGTTTACGGTTTCAATTGGTTTACTTAATTCCACGGACAAAACTGATGTTGATGAACTTCTGGAGCAGCTGCGGCTTGCGGTTAAAAAAGCTTCGGAAACCGGCGGAAATAAAGTTTTACAACTATAG
- a CDS encoding YihA family ribosome biogenesis GTP-binding protein, producing the protein MAEKAKFLKAVFDLKELPKEEKPEVILCGRSNVGKSSFINTFLNVPGLAKTSSTPGKTRSINYFWLNSDVYLVDMPGYGYSKASQSDIKKYSLLTENFLKLKNENRLIFSLVDARHEPSKLDLELWNFLVGEKLNFAVILTKCDKVKRNRISEAAREVRAILPELSLQEGIYPYSAVSLDGKKAIASRIQNFTQFCKS; encoded by the coding sequence ATGGCAGAGAAAGCAAAATTCTTAAAAGCGGTTTTTGACCTGAAGGAGCTCCCGAAAGAGGAGAAGCCGGAGGTGATACTCTGCGGACGCTCAAATGTGGGGAAGTCTTCTTTTATCAATACTTTTCTTAATGTCCCGGGTCTGGCTAAAACCAGTTCGACCCCGGGTAAAACCCGTTCCATTAATTACTTCTGGCTCAATTCTGATGTGTATCTGGTTGACATGCCAGGCTATGGTTACTCCAAAGCCTCTCAGAGTGATATTAAAAAGTACTCCCTGCTTACTGAAAATTTTCTCAAGCTTAAAAATGAAAACCGTTTGATCTTTTCCCTGGTTGATGCCAGACATGAACCTTCGAAACTGGATTTGGAGTTGTGGAATTTCCTGGTCGGTGAAAAACTGAATTTTGCAGTAATTCTTACAAAGTGCGATAAAGTTAAGCGAAACAGGATTTCCGAGGCTGCAAGGGAGGTCCGGGCTATCCTTCCGGAATTAAGCCTGCAGGAGGGAATTTACCCGTACTCTGCAGTTTCTCTTGACGGCAAAAAAGCTATAGCTTCAAGGATTCAAAATTTCACGCAGTTCTGTAAAAGTTAA
- the rplQ gene encoding 50S ribosomal protein L17 — translation MNHNIKGRKLGRTASHKEALLRNLSVSLLKHKRITTTLAKAKELRSFIEPIITKAKVGDLHRKKLIMDRLKDKDVVKELFGEIAAKVEDRKGGYTRVIKRGRRLGDAAEMAIIELVDYNEVANQRAADLRESRAEKSKQKKEKQQEKAEKTAEANA, via the coding sequence ATGAATCATAATATCAAAGGAAGAAAATTAGGGCGCACAGCTTCTCATAAAGAAGCTCTGCTGAGAAATCTCTCTGTTTCTCTTCTTAAGCATAAAAGAATTACTACAACCCTTGCCAAGGCGAAAGAACTCCGTTCATTTATTGAGCCTATCATTACTAAAGCTAAGGTTGGCGATCTGCACCGCAAAAAGCTGATCATGGACCGTCTGAAGGATAAGGATGTTGTAAAAGAACTCTTTGGTGAAATCGCGGCAAAAGTTGAAGACCGTAAGGGCGGATACACCCGTGTAATTAAAAGAGGCAGACGCCTTGGTGATGCTGCTGAGATGGCTATCATTGAACTGGTTGACTACAATGAAGTAGCAAATCAGAGAGCTGCTGATCTCCGCGAATCACGCGCAGAAAAATCCAAGCAGAAGAAAGAAAAACAGCAGGAAAAAGCCGAAAAAACGGCTGAAGCCAACGCGTAA